The sequence below is a genomic window from Blastopirellula retiformator.
CTTGCAGATCAACGCCGCCACGGGCGAGATCGCGCGCGAGATTCAACTCGACGAGCCGCTGACCGGCGGGCTGACGCTCGCAGGAGGTCAGCTGTGGATCAATGGATATGGCGGCGTCGTGCACCTTTTGAACTGGCAGTAGCGAAGCAACGTGAATCGAAATTTCTGGACAATTCGAGTGATCCTGCTGTGCGGCTTTTGCCTGACGGCGGCGCCGCTACTTGCGCAAGACGAGCCGCCGCCAGCCCGCGCCGTGCGTTCGGACGACGTGCCGTTCGAGCGGATCACGATGAAGGACAAGGCCGATACGTTCGAGATCAATATCCGCCCCCTGACGCTGCCGCGCGGCACGTTTTGGGAGAACATAAAGGGGAATGATACGGTCCGCTTCGTGTCGGAAGATGGCCGGACGCTCGAAACGAAACGGAAGTACGTGACCTCGTACATCAAGTTTCCGCAGTTGCTGCTCAACGAAGCGAATCGCCTGACCCGGGCGGGTCAGCTGGACGCCGCCTTCAAGTTCTATGATCGGCTGTTGCTCGACTATCCGCAGCATGAGGGCCTGTCGACGGCGCTTTCCGCCTACTTGTACGAGAACGCCAAAGGAGCGTTTCGCAACAATCAATATGGAGAAGCGCTCGGGTTCCTGGAAGAGGCGAACTCGTACCGCCCGCCGGTCGACAATCTCGACACGGCGATCAACGCCGCGGCCGATAAGCTGATTGGCGACTACGTGGCGCAGCAGCAGTACGCGTCGGCCCGAGAACTGATCGCGCGGTTGTCGAAGCTCCGCATTCGCGACGTCGCGTCGGTCACCAAGTGGAAACAGTACCTGCAAACCGAAGCGGGCAAAAAGCGGGACGAAGCGAAACGCTATCTGGCCGCCGGCGACTTGAACGCCGCTTTCGTCGCCGCCAAACAGATGCGTTTTATCGATGGCAAAGTAAGCGGCGGCCCCGAGCTGTCGGAAGAAATCGCCCGCCGCTTTCCGTTTATCCGCGTCGGCGTCACCGTGCCGACCGTCGTGGCCAATTCGGCCAGCATGACCTTCGCCGCAACCCGCGATCGGCGGCTGCTGCAGCGGAACCTGACCGAATTGATCGGCTTTGGCGCCGACGGCAGCCAGTATGCGTCGCCGTTCGGTACCTTGGGACGCGCGGTCGGCGGCGTCGAGTTCAGTCTTTTGTTTCGCAATCCGGCCGAAGCCTATCCGTGCTCAGCTCAACTGCTTAGCCAGCCCCCCTCTTCGCCGCGACTGGCGCTGCTGCAAGAGTCGCTCGCCTATGTCGATCTGGAAAACGGCCGCGAACTTCGCGTGCAGCTGAAGACGCCGCATGTGCGTCCCGAGGCGCTCGCTCGCTTGGACGTCATGCAGCAGCTTCCCGAAGCGGTTCCGTATCAGGAAAAGACGAGCGGCGATATGCGGCGGTTTGTGGTCAATCCCGACTACGCGATGCGCAGCCCGCAGCAGCCGCAAGCGATCGAGATGGAAAATTTCGGATATTCGAGTCGCGCCCTGCTGGCGCTTCGCTCGGGGCAAATCGACATCATCGATCGTCTGTTCCCGACGCAAGTTGACGAAGCGAAGGCCGACAGCTCGCTGGTGGTCGACTACTATCGGACCCCCTCGATTCACTTTCTGGCGCCGAACTACGATCATCCGCTGATGCAGTCCCCCACGTTCCGTCGCGGGCTGCTGTACGCGATCAATCGCAGCTCGATCCTGGATGGCCGCCTCTTGGCAGGCGCCGAGATTCGCGGCAGCCACCTGATTAGCGCCCCAATTCCGGCGGGACTCGAAGCGGACGATTCGGCCGGCTATGGGTACGACAACTCGATCGATCCCCGCCCCTACGAACCGGAGATGAGCGTTACTTTGTTCCGCCTGGCGTTGCTCGAACTAGAGCAACAAGCCGAAGCGGCCGAGACCGACGCGCCGCAGATGATCAAACAGCTGAAGATCGGTCATCCCGATAGCGAAATCTCGCGCGAGGCGACCACCGCCATCGCCAGGTACCTGAAGCGAGTTGGCTTTGAAGTCGAACTGGTCGTCACGCCTCCCGAGGCGATTCGCGCTGCCGACGTCGGCGTTGACCTGTTGTACGTCGAAGCCTGCGTGCAAGAGTCGCTGGTCGACATCCCGCTGTTGGTCTCGCAGATGATTCCCGCCGAACATCAAAGCCGCTACCTGCAAGCCGCCGTTCGTCGGTTGAACGAAGCGACCAACTGGACGCAGGTTCGCGAGCGGTTCTGGACTTTGCATCGCGTCGCCTATGACGAAACGATCGTACTTCCACTCTGGCAGATGCGCGACTATTTCGTTCGCTCGGCCGAGTTCGGCGGCGTTTCGCGGCAGCCGATGACGCTGTTCCAAGACGTCGAACGTTGGTCCGCCATTTCCCTGACTTCCGGAAAGGGGAATAAATAATGCGTACCGCTTGGACCTGGTTGATCGTCGGTTTCTGCTTGTCGCTATCGCAAACAGCGCTGGCCGCACCGTGGGAATTTGATCCGTATCGCGTCGAAGTTTGGATTGCCGCTGACGATCCGCGATTGCTGAGCGACTCGGCGCAACAACAAGTGCGTGAGAAGATCGAGCAGCGAAGCTGGATTGCCGCCAAAGCGGTCTGGCAGGTCGATGTGCTCCCCTGCCCTGCACCGCTGCGTTGGGACGCGTTTCACAAGCTGGGCGAAATGACGCAGCCGGTCAATCCGCAAACGGCCGATGCCCCAGTCGACAAGATCATCTTGGTCACGATTCAATCGCAATCGCCGCAGCTACAAATGGCGGCGCGGCAGTTCGACGTTCGCACGCAGCGGTGGAGTGGCGTTCATCGCGAGCAAATTGGCAGCTTGCGGCTGGTCAGCATCACGGCGGTTGATCTACTGCGGCGCTGCTTTGAGCCGATCGGCAAGATCGAACGCATCGATGAGTCGGAAGCGCTGGTCGTGATGAAAGCCCAAGGTCTGGCCGATACGCCCGATTCGCCGGCGATCGTTCCCAACGGTTCGGCCCTGACGGTTGCGATGCGTCGGCTGAACCGGACCGGTCAGCTCGAAAAGAACGGCGTGCAGATGATTGATTGGACCGTGCTGGAAGTGCTGGCGGATCAATTCAACTTCAAAAAGTGCGAAATCCTCTCGGGCTTTCGGCGTCCGCTGTCGGGGCGCAAGAGCATTCGCGTCGAACGTTTGGCGGTCGCCGTGAAGCCCGCCTACCAGCAAACCGAACTGCACGTGAGGAGTCGCGAGGGAAGCCCACTGCCTGGTTACGAAATCTACGCCAAAGACACGCAGTCGGGCGAAAGCGAACGGCTGGCCGCGACCGACGATCATGGCGTGGTCGGCTTGCCCCAAGATCCGCAGCATCCATTCCGCCTGTTGTACGTGCGCAGCGGCGGCAGCTTGCTCGCCCGATTGCCCCTGGTGCCGGGACTTGAGTCAGAGCTGACCGCGACCGTCACCGACAACGCGCGGCAGG
It includes:
- a CDS encoding ABC transporter substrate-binding protein, which gives rise to MNRNFWTIRVILLCGFCLTAAPLLAQDEPPPARAVRSDDVPFERITMKDKADTFEINIRPLTLPRGTFWENIKGNDTVRFVSEDGRTLETKRKYVTSYIKFPQLLLNEANRLTRAGQLDAAFKFYDRLLLDYPQHEGLSTALSAYLYENAKGAFRNNQYGEALGFLEEANSYRPPVDNLDTAINAAADKLIGDYVAQQQYASARELIARLSKLRIRDVASVTKWKQYLQTEAGKKRDEAKRYLAAGDLNAAFVAAKQMRFIDGKVSGGPELSEEIARRFPFIRVGVTVPTVVANSASMTFAATRDRRLLQRNLTELIGFGADGSQYASPFGTLGRAVGGVEFSLLFRNPAEAYPCSAQLLSQPPSSPRLALLQESLAYVDLENGRELRVQLKTPHVRPEALARLDVMQQLPEAVPYQEKTSGDMRRFVVNPDYAMRSPQQPQAIEMENFGYSSRALLALRSGQIDIIDRLFPTQVDEAKADSSLVVDYYRTPSIHFLAPNYDHPLMQSPTFRRGLLYAINRSSILDGRLLAGAEIRGSHLISAPIPAGLEADDSAGYGYDNSIDPRPYEPEMSVTLFRLALLELEQQAEAAETDAPQMIKQLKIGHPDSEISREATTAIARYLKRVGFEVELVVTPPEAIRAADVGVDLLYVEACVQESLVDIPLLVSQMIPAEHQSRYLQAAVRRLNEATNWTQVRERFWTLHRVAYDETIVLPLWQMRDYFVRSAEFGGVSRQPMTLFQDVERWSAISLTSGKGNK